In one window of Ruminococcus hominis DNA:
- a CDS encoding DUF5688 family protein codes for MEYKKFVCMVEEKLNLKLEGGMKASKYSVVKNNGMEKTGMILESDEYNIAPAIYLEEFFEQYQKGMSIDRIVNEILEFYEKVKVEEDYDVSQLSVYENVKKKIAFKLVNTEKNQQMLKEVPHIPLLDLSIVFYILVDVDEKGSATIQIRNEHIEDWDVNVEQLYKDAKLNVKRLIPARLMYMQHVIEKLCDISKTEEKDLLKAKFPPENKEFMYILTNSIHQFGAAVLAYPNILEMASRIIGEDFYLLPSSIHEVILIPKSKSPDLKDLNEMINEVNETQVQEEEVLSDHAYYYEKNTHTLMMGKCLSEI; via the coding sequence ATGGAATACAAAAAATTTGTATGTATGGTGGAAGAAAAACTGAATTTAAAATTGGAAGGAGGAATGAAGGCATCGAAGTATTCTGTTGTAAAAAATAATGGAATGGAAAAAACAGGGATGATACTGGAAAGTGACGAATATAATATCGCACCGGCAATCTATTTGGAAGAATTTTTTGAACAATATCAAAAAGGAATGTCAATTGATAGAATTGTAAATGAGATTCTGGAATTTTATGAAAAAGTAAAAGTAGAAGAAGACTACGATGTATCACAATTATCGGTGTATGAGAATGTAAAGAAGAAAATTGCATTTAAGCTGGTGAATACAGAAAAGAATCAGCAGATGTTAAAAGAAGTTCCGCATATTCCATTGCTGGATCTGAGTATTGTTTTTTACATTTTAGTTGATGTAGATGAGAAGGGGAGTGCAACTATTCAGATTCGAAATGAACATATCGAAGACTGGGATGTAAATGTGGAACAATTATATAAGGATGCAAAGCTTAATGTAAAACGTTTGATTCCTGCAAGACTGATGTATATGCAACATGTGATAGAAAAGCTTTGTGACATATCAAAGACGGAAGAAAAAGATTTGTTGAAAGCAAAATTCCCGCCTGAGAATAAAGAATTTATGTATATTCTGACAAATTCAATTCACCAATTTGGAGCTGCAGTACTTGCTTATCCAAATATTCTGGAAATGGCATCGCGAATTATCGGTGAAGATTTCTATCTGCTGCCAAGCAGTATCCATGAAGTGATTTTGATTCCAAAATCGAAAAGCCCTGATTTAAAAGATTTAAATGAAATGATTAATGAAGTCAATGAAACTCAGGTTCAAGAAGAGGAAGTTTTGAGTGATCATGCATACTATTATGAAAAGAACACACATACATTGATGATGGGAAAGTGTTTGAGTGAAATATAA
- the htpG gene encoding molecular chaperone HtpG codes for MTMKKGSLSIDSENIFPIIKKWVYSDHDIFVRELVSNGCDAITKLKKLDMMGEYELPDNYKAKIQVIVNPEEKTLKFIDNGLGMTAEEVEKYITQIAFSGATQFLEKYKDKTTEDEMIGHFGLGFYSAFMVADEVHIDTLSYQNDATAVHWVSEGGTEYEMQDGNKQEVGTEITLFLNEDCLEFANEYRVREVLEKYCSFMPVEIFLSKANAEPEYETIDEADVLDTDEVVEHITEEPKEGEEGEAKQKAKIVKRPVSISDIHPLWTKNPSECTKEDYIDFYRKVFMDYKEPLFWIHLNMDYPFNLKGILYFPKINTEYDSIEGKIKLYNNQVFIADNIKEVIPEFLMVLKGVIDCPDLPLNVSRSALQNDGFVNKVADYISKKVADKLNGMFKTDRENYEKYWDDISPFIKFGCLKDEKFGSKVKDSILYKDLEHKYLTLEDCIKANKKEDAETEETKTETTEGTDAAENSEQAEKEKTTVYYVTDEQQQSQYINMFKEQGQDAILLTHNIDSAFITYLEQKHEDVKFMRIDADVHESLKDEVSEDEKEEFQKTSDSIVEIFRKELGNDKLDVKVEKLKDDNVASMAVLSEESRRMAEMMKMYGMSGMDPSMFGTQATLILNANHPLVKFVVEHKRSKNVSIICKQLYDLAMLAHKPLNPEEMTAFVQRSNEIMMLLTK; via the coding sequence ATGACAATGAAGAAAGGTAGTTTATCAATTGACAGCGAAAATATTTTCCCGATTATAAAGAAATGGGTATATTCAGATCACGATATCTTTGTGCGTGAGCTTGTGTCGAACGGATGCGATGCAATCACAAAATTGAAAAAGCTTGATATGATGGGAGAATATGAACTTCCAGATAATTATAAAGCAAAAATTCAAGTGATTGTAAATCCAGAAGAGAAAACATTAAAATTTATTGACAATGGTCTTGGTATGACAGCTGAGGAAGTTGAAAAATATATTACACAGATTGCATTTTCTGGTGCTACACAATTCCTTGAGAAATATAAGGATAAAACAACAGAAGATGAGATGATCGGACATTTTGGTCTGGGATTCTATTCAGCATTCATGGTTGCAGATGAGGTACATATCGATACACTTTCTTATCAGAATGATGCAACTGCTGTACACTGGGTAAGCGAAGGCGGTACAGAGTACGAGATGCAGGATGGAAATAAGCAGGAAGTCGGAACAGAGATCACACTGTTTTTGAATGAAGATTGTCTTGAATTTGCGAATGAATATCGTGTAAGAGAAGTGTTGGAGAAATACTGTTCATTTATGCCGGTAGAAATTTTTTTAAGCAAAGCGAATGCAGAACCGGAGTACGAGACAATCGATGAGGCGGATGTTCTGGACACAGATGAAGTAGTTGAGCATATCACAGAAGAGCCGAAAGAAGGGGAAGAGGGCGAAGCAAAACAGAAAGCAAAAATTGTAAAACGTCCTGTTTCAATCAGTGATATTCACCCATTGTGGACAAAGAATCCAAGCGAATGTACAAAAGAAGATTACATTGATTTCTATAGAAAAGTATTTATGGATTACAAAGAACCATTATTCTGGATTCATTTGAATATGGATTATCCATTTAACTTAAAAGGAATTTTGTATTTCCCTAAGATTAATACAGAGTATGACTCAATTGAAGGAAAGATCAAATTGTATAACAATCAGGTCTTTATCGCAGACAATATTAAAGAAGTGATTCCTGAATTCTTAATGGTATTGAAGGGTGTGATTGATTGTCCTGATTTACCATTGAACGTATCGCGTAGTGCACTGCAGAATGACGGATTTGTAAATAAAGTCGCAGATTACATTTCTAAGAAGGTTGCAGATAAGCTGAACGGAATGTTCAAGACTGACAGAGAAAATTATGAGAAATACTGGGATGATATCAGCCCATTCATCAAGTTTGGATGCTTAAAAGATGAAAAATTCGGTAGTAAAGTAAAAGATTCCATTCTTTACAAAGACTTGGAACACAAATATCTGACTTTGGAAGATTGCATTAAGGCAAATAAAAAAGAAGATGCTGAAACTGAAGAGACAAAGACTGAGACAACAGAAGGAACTGACGCAGCAGAGAATTCTGAACAGGCTGAAAAAGAAAAAACTACTGTTTATTATGTAACAGACGAACAACAGCAGAGCCAGTATATCAACATGTTTAAAGAACAGGGACAGGATGCGATTCTGCTGACACATAATATTGATTCTGCATTCATTACTTATCTGGAGCAGAAACATGAAGATGTGAAATTTATGAGAATTGATGCCGATGTACATGAGTCTTTGAAAGATGAAGTATCTGAAGATGAGAAAGAAGAATTCCAGAAGACATCGGACAGTATCGTAGAGATTTTCCGTAAAGAGCTTGGAAATGATAAGCTGGATGTTAAAGTAGAAAAACTCAAAGATGATAATGTGGCATCGATGGCTGTACTGTCAGAAGAATCCAGACGTATGGCAGAGATGATGAAGATGTATGGAATGAGTGGCATGGATCCAAGTATGTTTGGAACACAGGCAACACTGATTTTAAATGCAAATCATCCATTGGTTAAATTTGTTGTAGAGCATAAGAGAAGCAAAAATGTATCAATTATTTGTAAACAGCTCTATGACCTGGCAATGCTGGCTCATAAGCCATTAAATCCGGAAGAGATGACAGCATTTGTACAGAGAAGCAATGAGATTATGATGCTTTTGACAAAATAA
- the argS gene encoding arginine--tRNA ligase, which produces MNTLSELITKEMEQAFTAAGYDAKFAKVTVSNRPDLCEYQCNGAMAAAKTYKKAPIMIANDIVANLQDSECFAQVDAVNPGFINLKLKSSFVTAFLNEMAGDDTLGVEKEANPKTILIDYGGPNVAKPLHVGHLRSAIIGESVKRIMRFKGNDVTGDIHLGDWGYQMGLIITELEKRQPDLPYFDESFEGEYPKEAPFTIGELEEIYPTASGYAKEHEEYREKALQATYLLQNGHKGYRAIWKHIMNVSVTDLKKNYKNLNVEFDLWKGEADAQKYIPGMVEMLKEKGFAHVDEGALVVDVQEEGDKKEIPPCMILKSDGAALYDTTDLATLVEREELYKPDEVIYVVDKRQELHFVQVFRCAKKCGIVRPETGLKFLGFGTMNGKDGKPFKTREGGVMRLENLIREIDEEMYKKIMDNRTVEEEEARNTAKTVGLAAIKYGDLSNQASKDYVFDVDRFTSFEGNTGPYILYTIVRIKSILGKYQQDGGIIEDLKLQEATNESEKALMLEIAKFNEMINNVYAEIAPHKICAYIYDVANAFNKFYHETKILAEEDAQKKAGYIALLKLTKDVLETCIDLLGFEAPERM; this is translated from the coding sequence GTGAATACCTTATCTGAATTAATTACAAAAGAAATGGAACAGGCATTTACAGCAGCGGGATATGATGCGAAGTTTGCAAAAGTAACAGTATCAAATCGTCCGGATCTGTGTGAGTATCAGTGCAACGGAGCAATGGCAGCTGCTAAGACATATAAGAAAGCACCAATTATGATTGCGAATGATATCGTTGCAAATTTACAGGACAGTGAATGTTTTGCTCAGGTAGATGCAGTGAATCCTGGATTCATCAACCTGAAATTAAAATCATCTTTCGTGACAGCATTTTTAAATGAGATGGCAGGAGATGACACACTTGGTGTGGAAAAAGAAGCTAATCCGAAGACAATCTTAATTGATTACGGCGGACCAAACGTAGCAAAACCATTGCACGTAGGACATTTGCGTTCAGCAATCATCGGAGAGAGTGTAAAACGTATTATGCGTTTTAAAGGAAATGATGTAACAGGCGATATTCATCTTGGAGATTGGGGATACCAGATGGGTCTGATCATTACAGAGTTGGAGAAACGTCAGCCGGATCTTCCATATTTCGATGAGAGCTTTGAGGGAGAATATCCAAAAGAGGCACCATTTACCATCGGAGAGCTGGAGGAAATTTATCCAACTGCAAGCGGTTATGCAAAAGAACACGAAGAGTATCGTGAGAAGGCATTACAGGCTACTTATCTGCTTCAGAACGGACACAAAGGATATCGTGCGATCTGGAAGCATATCATGAACGTATCAGTTACAGATTTGAAAAAGAATTATAAGAATCTGAATGTTGAATTTGACCTTTGGAAAGGTGAGGCAGACGCACAGAAATATATTCCGGGTATGGTAGAGATGCTCAAAGAAAAAGGGTTTGCACATGTAGATGAAGGTGCATTGGTCGTTGATGTTCAGGAAGAAGGAGATAAAAAAGAAATTCCACCATGTATGATCTTAAAATCAGACGGAGCAGCTCTTTATGATACAACAGATCTCGCAACATTGGTAGAGCGTGAAGAATTATACAAACCGGATGAAGTGATTTATGTCGTAGATAAGCGTCAGGAATTACATTTTGTTCAGGTATTCCGTTGTGCTAAAAAATGTGGTATTGTGCGTCCGGAAACGGGGCTGAAATTCCTTGGATTCGGTACAATGAATGGAAAAGACGGAAAACCATTTAAGACAAGAGAAGGCGGAGTTATGCGTCTGGAGAATCTGATCCGTGAGATTGATGAAGAGATGTATAAGAAGATTATGGATAATCGTACTGTTGAGGAAGAAGAGGCAAGAAATACAGCAAAAACAGTAGGACTTGCTGCAATCAAGTATGGCGATCTCTCAAATCAGGCCTCTAAAGACTATGTGTTTGATGTGGATAGATTTACTTCATTTGAGGGAAATACTGGTCCGTACATTTTGTATACGATTGTACGTATTAAATCAATTCTTGGTAAATATCAGCAGGATGGCGGTATCATTGAAGATTTGAAACTTCAGGAAGCAACAAATGAGTCTGAAAAAGCTTTGATGCTTGAGATTGCAAAATTCAATGAAATGATTAACAATGTTTATGCAGAAATCGCACCACATAAAATTTGTGCATATATTTATGATGTGGCAAACGCATTTAATAAATTTTATCATGAGACAAAGATTTTGGCAGAAGAAGATGCTCAGAAGAAAGCCGGCTATATCGCATTGTTAAAGCTTACAAAAGATGTGCTGGAGACATGTATTGATTTATTAGGCTTTGAAGCACCGGAAAGAATGTAA
- a CDS encoding peptidoglycan recognition protein family protein, which yields MCYDKYMQKKKRKSNHSIKKYYRKSRRNRTKKLVIIGVILLIVILGIGIMQRRYGRERQGHLDVDASQPDIDVQLLDINEYSRPGIESDPITGIVIHYTANPGSTAQQNRDYFNGLKDSHETSVSSHFVVGLEGEIVQCVPTWEIAYASNERNHDTVSIECCHPDETGKFNDETYKSVVQLTAFLCEKYGLTQENVIRHYDVTGKICPKYFVEHEDAWQTFKEDVGAALQKEKQK from the coding sequence ATGTGTTATGATAAGTACATGCAGAAGAAAAAAAGAAAATCAAATCATTCAATTAAAAAATATTATAGAAAATCTAGAAGAAACCGAACGAAAAAACTGGTGATCATCGGGGTGATTTTACTTATAGTGATTCTTGGAATAGGAATCATGCAAAGAAGATATGGGAGGGAACGACAGGGTCATTTGGATGTGGATGCATCTCAACCAGATATTGATGTACAGCTTTTAGATATTAATGAATATTCCAGACCGGGGATTGAGTCAGATCCAATCACCGGAATTGTAATTCATTATACAGCAAACCCCGGGAGCACGGCACAGCAGAATCGGGATTATTTCAATGGATTAAAAGATAGTCATGAAACATCCGTCAGCAGTCATTTTGTAGTGGGGCTTGAGGGAGAAATTGTACAATGTGTGCCGACTTGGGAGATTGCATATGCCTCAAATGAGAGAAATCATGATACGGTATCAATAGAATGCTGTCATCCGGATGAAACCGGGAAATTTAATGACGAGACATATAAATCAGTAGTACAGTTGACTGCTTTTTTATGTGAAAAATATGGACTTACACAGGAAAATGTGATCCGACATTATGACGTTACAGGAAAAATATGTCCGAAATATTTTGTAGAACATGAAGATGCGTGGCAGACATTTAAAGAAGATGTGGGAGCGGCATTACAAAAAGAAAAGCAAAAATAA
- a CDS encoding YqeG family HAD IIIA-type phosphatase — translation MFNKFFPDEYMASTYVISFEKLYKEGYRGVIFDIDNTLVPHGAPADERAKKLFARLEKIGFQSCLLSNNQEPRVKMFNQDIQTNYIYNAHKPSTKNYVKAMEKMGTDKENTLFVGDQLFTDVWGAKRAGIRNILVKPIHPKEEIQIVLKRYLERIVLFFYKKEQKKSS, via the coding sequence ATGTTTAATAAATTTTTCCCGGACGAATATATGGCTTCAACATATGTGATTTCATTTGAAAAATTATATAAAGAAGGATATCGAGGAGTAATTTTTGATATTGACAATACATTAGTCCCACATGGGGCACCGGCTGATGAAAGAGCAAAAAAATTATTTGCAAGGCTTGAGAAGATAGGCTTTCAGTCATGTCTGTTGTCAAACAATCAAGAACCGAGAGTGAAGATGTTTAATCAGGATATTCAGACAAATTATATTTATAACGCACATAAACCATCAACAAAAAATTATGTAAAAGCAATGGAGAAGATGGGGACAGACAAAGAAAATACGCTCTTTGTCGGAGATCAGCTTTTTACAGATGTGTGGGGAGCGAAACGTGCCGGTATCCGTAATATTCTTGTAAAACCAATCCATCCAAAAGAGGAAATCCAGATTGTTTTGAAGCGATATTTAGAGAGAATTGTGTTGTTTTTTTACAAGAAAGAGCAAAAGAAGAGCTCTTAA
- a CDS encoding deoxyribonuclease IV yields MLKIGSHVGMKGKEMLLGSAKEAVSYGANTFMFYTGAPQNTRRKDISELNIDAAWEYMASHNIEEIIVHAPYIINLGNAVKPETFELATEFLTKEIERTIACRSHTLILHPGSHVGEGVDIGTAQIIKGLNEVLTHDTDCYIALETMAGKGSEIGRSFEELARIYDGVICNEKLRVCFDTCHISDAGYDIIHHFDDVIDKFDQILGKEQIAVFHINDSKNIPGAAKDRHANIGFGEIGFDALNYIVHHKDFENIPKILETPYVPDLENAKKSYPPYKYEIEMLRNNTFNPNLLDLIREI; encoded by the coding sequence ATGCTAAAAATCGGATCACACGTAGGAATGAAAGGAAAAGAAATGTTGCTTGGCTCAGCAAAAGAAGCTGTTTCCTACGGCGCCAATACATTTATGTTCTATACAGGAGCCCCACAAAACACTCGCAGAAAAGATATAAGTGAGTTAAATATTGACGCAGCATGGGAGTACATGGCGTCCCACAATATAGAAGAAATCATTGTTCATGCACCTTATATTATCAATCTGGGGAATGCCGTCAAGCCAGAAACTTTTGAACTTGCAACAGAATTTCTTACGAAAGAAATTGAACGCACCATTGCCTGCCGAAGTCACACCTTGATTCTGCATCCCGGTTCTCATGTTGGTGAAGGTGTTGATATCGGAACTGCCCAGATTATAAAAGGCTTAAATGAAGTACTCACACACGACACTGACTGCTATATTGCACTGGAAACAATGGCCGGAAAAGGCTCTGAGATAGGACGTTCTTTCGAAGAACTTGCTCGTATCTATGACGGTGTTATATGTAATGAAAAACTTCGCGTTTGTTTTGATACCTGCCATATTAGCGATGCCGGTTATGATATTATCCATCACTTTGATGATGTCATCGATAAATTTGATCAAATATTGGGGAAGGAACAGATTGCTGTTTTTCACATCAACGACAGCAAAAATATACCTGGAGCTGCAAAGGATCGTCACGCTAATATTGGTTTTGGAGAGATTGGTTTTGATGCGCTGAATTATATTGTGCATCATAAAGATTTTGAAAATATCCCTAAAATCTTAGAAACTCCATATGTTCCAGATTTAGAAAATGCGAAAAAATCTTATCCGCCATACAAATACGAAATTGAAATGTTAAGAAACAATACTTTTAATCCGAATCTGCTTGATTTGATTCGAGAAATTTAA
- a CDS encoding PadR family transcriptional regulator, whose protein sequence is MVFNTGAALLDAIVLAVVSRETEGTYGYKITQDVRKAIDVSESTLYPVLRRLQKDECLEVYDKSYDGRNRRYYKVTEKGMAQLNLYKIEWKNYSSKIQDIFEGGVGV, encoded by the coding sequence ATGGTATTTAACACAGGTGCTGCCTTATTGGACGCGATTGTTCTTGCTGTTGTGTCAAGAGAAACTGAGGGTACTTATGGTTATAAGATTACACAGGATGTACGTAAAGCAATTGATGTATCGGAATCTACTTTATATCCGGTGCTCAGGAGACTGCAGAAAGATGAATGTCTGGAAGTATACGATAAGAGTTATGACGGAAGAAACCGACGTTATTATAAAGTAACGGAAAAGGGAATGGCACAGCTTAATTTATATAAAATTGAATGGAAGAACTATTCTAGCAAGATACAGGATATATTTGAAGGGGGTGTGGGAGTATGA
- a CDS encoding CPBP family intramembrane glutamic endopeptidase: MNNKPIKNPFWYVFGPLFVYWIVGICVSIGTACVLVIGNVDEFAKVISGIDTGSADAMTMAMQQCSLLAMKLELKYALEIQCVKAICSIFACSVFYFKDRKREKEENAQMPEKATWSKYIFLLVFAVAYNIGVSCLSYMVQLVSGNSSFQNTSAIFYNSKFWLQIVGLSILVPIMEELLFRGIIYKRMRTKTPFLRAAMFSAILFSFMHSNAIQMVNALVLGLVLAYVYDKYGSFKAPVFTHMIANLTAVIGTNTGIFNGFAKSPEILGVTVVICTFVAAVMFTMIQRMDTGLKPEQPSDKSDDSQKPNLDMFR, from the coding sequence ATGAATAATAAGCCGATAAAAAATCCGTTTTGGTACGTATTTGGCCCACTGTTTGTTTACTGGATTGTAGGAATCTGTGTTAGTATCGGGACAGCGTGTGTACTGGTAATAGGAAATGTAGATGAATTTGCGAAGGTGATAAGTGGAATTGATACAGGGAGTGCAGATGCTATGACAATGGCAATGCAACAGTGTTCATTACTTGCCATGAAGTTAGAATTAAAATATGCACTTGAGATACAGTGTGTAAAAGCAATCTGTTCCATTTTTGCCTGCTCTGTTTTCTATTTTAAAGATCGTAAACGAGAAAAAGAAGAAAATGCACAGATGCCAGAGAAAGCAACCTGGTCTAAATATATATTTTTGTTAGTGTTTGCAGTTGCATATAATATTGGCGTGAGTTGTTTATCTTATATGGTGCAATTAGTGTCAGGAAATAGTAGTTTTCAAAATACGTCGGCAATATTTTATAATTCGAAATTTTGGCTTCAGATTGTCGGATTGAGTATTCTGGTGCCAATTATGGAGGAATTGTTATTCCGTGGGATTATTTATAAAAGAATGCGGACAAAAACTCCATTTTTGAGGGCGGCAATGTTTTCCGCCATTTTGTTCTCGTTTATGCACAGCAATGCAATACAGATGGTAAATGCACTTGTGTTGGGATTGGTTTTAGCGTATGTTTATGATAAATATGGTTCATTTAAAGCACCGGTGTTTACACATATGATTGCCAATTTGACGGCAGTAATAGGAACGAACACGGGAATCTTTAATGGTTTTGCAAAAAGCCCGGAGATACTTGGCGTTACCGTTGTTATATGTACATTTGTGGCAGCAGTGATGTTCACAATGATCCAGAGAATGGATACAGGTCTTAAACCGGAACAACCGTCTGATAAATCAGATGATTCCCAGAAACCGAATCTGGATATGTTCCGTTAA
- the efp gene encoding elongation factor P, producing MISAGDFKNGVTVEIDGNIYQILEFQHVKPGKGAAFVRTKLKNIISGGVVEKTFRPTEKFPKAHIDRKDMQYLYQDGDLYNFMDVETYDQIALNSDVVGDALKFVKENETVKVCSHNGNVFSVEPPLFVELAITETEPGFKGDTAQGATKPAIVETGATVMVPLFVEQGDVLKIDTRTGEYLSRV from the coding sequence ATGATTTCAGCAGGAGATTTTAAGAATGGTGTAACAGTCGAAATCGATGGAAATATTTATCAGATTTTGGAGTTCCAGCATGTAAAACCTGGAAAAGGTGCAGCATTTGTTAGAACAAAATTAAAAAATATCATCAGTGGTGGAGTAGTTGAAAAAACTTTCAGACCAACTGAAAAATTCCCAAAAGCTCATATCGACAGAAAAGATATGCAGTACTTATATCAGGATGGAGATCTTTACAACTTTATGGATGTTGAGACATACGATCAGATTGCATTGAACTCAGATGTTGTAGGGGATGCATTGAAGTTTGTAAAAGAGAACGAGACTGTAAAAGTATGTTCACACAATGGTAATGTATTCTCAGTAGAGCCACCATTGTTTGTAGAGCTTGCAATTACAGAGACAGAGCCAGGATTTAAGGGTGATACAGCACAGGGTGCTACAAAACCAGCAATCGTTGAAACAGGAGCTACTGTTATGGTTCCATTGTTCGTAGAGCAGGGAGATGTTTTGAAGATTGACACACGTACAGGAGAATACTTGTCACGAGTATAA
- a CDS encoding alanyl-tRNA editing protein produces MTEKLFYKDSHMQMFQAIVQECCKDGENYKIRLDRTAFFPEGGGQYADHGTLNEYEVHDVQEKQGDVWHYTSHPFEAGDVVEGKIDWQERFEKMQQHTGEHIISGLVHARFGYNNVGFHLGDDSCTMDFDGEISKEELAEIEWKANEAVVKNLEVQVTYPSKEELENIAYRSKIEIEGQIRIVTIPGYDVCACCAPHVKTTGEIGQIKLTNAQRYKGGVRITMLCGFRALCDYRKKLSATRQISASLCAKENETAEAVERLKEENNALKQELDRQKKMLLEYKVKEVDPTQKIVCLFEEGLDGEGPRFLMNQVLEKQHDICAVFNRQPETSEEGMLSYRYVIGSKTLDMRLLVKELNSQFRGRGGGKPEMVQGSLFGDEESLRGWIQEKGEALRNE; encoded by the coding sequence ATGACGGAAAAATTATTTTACAAAGACAGTCATATGCAGATGTTTCAGGCAATTGTACAAGAGTGTTGCAAGGATGGAGAAAATTATAAAATCCGTTTGGATCGCACGGCATTTTTCCCGGAAGGCGGAGGACAATATGCTGACCATGGAACTTTGAATGAATATGAAGTGCATGATGTTCAGGAAAAGCAAGGCGATGTGTGGCATTATACTTCGCATCCGTTTGAAGCGGGAGATGTTGTGGAAGGAAAAATTGACTGGCAGGAACGTTTTGAAAAGATGCAGCAACATACAGGAGAACATATTATATCCGGGCTTGTGCATGCAAGATTTGGATATAACAATGTAGGATTTCATTTGGGAGATGATTCCTGTACGATGGATTTTGATGGGGAAATTTCAAAAGAGGAACTGGCGGAAATTGAGTGGAAAGCGAATGAAGCAGTTGTAAAAAATCTGGAAGTACAGGTTACATATCCATCAAAAGAAGAATTAGAAAATATTGCTTATCGAAGTAAAATTGAAATTGAAGGTCAGATTAGGATTGTGACGATACCAGGATATGATGTATGTGCATGTTGTGCACCACATGTAAAAACAACAGGAGAGATCGGACAGATTAAACTGACAAATGCACAGCGTTATAAAGGCGGCGTGAGAATTACGATGCTCTGTGGTTTTCGGGCACTTTGCGATTATAGGAAAAAATTATCAGCAACAAGGCAGATATCTGCAAGTCTCTGTGCAAAAGAGAATGAAACGGCCGAGGCAGTGGAACGTTTAAAAGAAGAAAATAACGCATTAAAACAAGAGTTGGACAGACAGAAAAAAATGTTGTTGGAGTACAAAGTGAAAGAAGTAGATCCGACTCAGAAGATAGTCTGTTTATTCGAAGAAGGTCTGGATGGGGAAGGACCACGATTTTTAATGAATCAGGTATTAGAAAAACAACATGATATTTGTGCTGTGTTTAACAGACAGCCGGAAACATCAGAAGAAGGAATGTTGTCATATCGCTATGTGATTGGAAGCAAAACATTGGATATGAGATTATTGGTAAAAGAACTGAATTCGCAGTTTCGAGGAAGAGGCGGCGGAAAACCAGAGATGGTGCAAGGTTCACTATTTGGAGATGAAGAGAGCTTGAGAGGGTGGATACAAGAGAAAGGAGAGGCTTTGAGAAATGAATAA
- a CDS encoding DUF1700 domain-containing protein gives MNRKQFMEELSQLLIGISEEERVEALQYYEDYFDDAGAENEQQVIEELGTPQKVASTICLNLEPGSEQNGEFTESGFQDERFEEKATPAARSPRTKEGDTYSYNEAFGEQDYHSSYNNMGQGQKPWTSKTLKIILIIAIILVGAPVVVPVGIGIVAAVLGLVIAAFAVFAGLVVASVGIGIAGIAVAVLGIVAAVGFPSAMIMVGVGLIMLALGLVATVATVRLCMVMYPAIFRIFVNICRWPFYRGKAVGNV, from the coding sequence ATGAACCGCAAACAATTTATGGAAGAATTAAGCCAACTGCTCATAGGAATATCAGAAGAAGAAAGAGTAGAAGCACTGCAATATTATGAAGATTATTTTGATGATGCAGGAGCTGAGAATGAGCAGCAGGTAATAGAGGAACTAGGTACTCCGCAGAAGGTTGCCTCAACTATATGTCTGAATCTGGAACCAGGAAGTGAACAGAATGGTGAATTTACAGAATCTGGATTTCAGGATGAACGATTTGAGGAAAAAGCAACACCTGCCGCAAGAAGCCCGCGGACAAAAGAAGGGGACACCTATTCATATAATGAAGCTTTTGGAGAGCAGGATTATCATAGTTCTTATAATAACATGGGACAAGGGCAGAAACCATGGACGAGCAAGACATTAAAAATCATCTTGATCATTGCAATTATCCTGGTTGGTGCACCGGTTGTGGTTCCGGTTGGAATAGGAATTGTAGCTGCTGTATTGGGACTTGTGATAGCGGCATTTGCAGTCTTTGCAGGTCTGGTGGTCGCATCAGTGGGGATTGGAATAGCCGGAATCGCAGTAGCTGTACTTGGAATCGTGGCAGCAGTTGGATTCCCATCGGCGATGATAATGGTTGGTGTCGGATTGATTATGTTGGCACTTGGTCTGGTGGCAACGGTTGCAACTGTAAGATTGTGTATGGTTATGTATCCAGCAATATTTCGAATTTTTGTTAATATTTGCAGATGGCCATTTTATCGAGGAAAGGCGGTGGGTAATGTATGA